A stretch of the Geovibrio thiophilus genome encodes the following:
- a CDS encoding SEC-C metal-binding domain-containing protein, with the protein MKNKTVNITDFPHDNPYGIRMYEVLLFGMKNMVLPTEHNPARHLNLFMSEIFSKKELPDMEEAQKAVTLVMDTYNSISRFFMKDKDNSFPSDVAAITEAAVNNVVDVYGKKGLIELLHKCISGFEFILEHYEDELFALELNDKTAGETGVADYAELCEMMSRVAAKTVAELSEKGKRAAAYRHMGCFILANLIMLTDIANSIRILNMPKPVRQEAKKDKIGRNDPCSCGSGLKYKKCCGKNDNVVYLNQTKP; encoded by the coding sequence ATGAAGAATAAAACAGTAAACATAACAGATTTCCCGCACGATAACCCATACGGAATAAGGATGTATGAGGTTCTTCTGTTCGGTATGAAGAATATGGTTCTGCCTACAGAGCATAACCCTGCAAGACATTTAAATCTTTTTATGTCAGAGATATTTTCAAAAAAAGAACTGCCGGATATGGAAGAAGCGCAAAAAGCCGTTACTCTGGTTATGGATACGTATAATTCTATTTCACGTTTTTTTATGAAAGATAAAGATAATAGCTTTCCCTCTGATGTTGCCGCTATAACCGAAGCTGCCGTTAATAACGTGGTTGATGTATACGGCAAGAAAGGGTTGATAGAACTTCTTCATAAGTGTATCAGCGGTTTTGAGTTCATTTTAGAGCATTATGAGGATGAACTGTTTGCTCTGGAGCTTAACGATAAAACAGCAGGCGAGACTGGAGTCGCTGATTATGCGGAACTGTGCGAAATGATGAGCAGGGTTGCGGCAAAGACTGTTGCAGAGCTTTCGGAAAAAGGTAAAAGGGCTGCAGCATACAGACATATGGGCTGCTTTATCCTTGCCAACCTGATCATGCTCACTGATATTGCTAACTCCATCCGGATTTTAAATATGCCCAAACCTGTCAGACAGGAGGCAAAGAAGGACAAAATCGGAAGAAATGATCCTTGTTCCTGCGGCAGCGGACTGAAGTATAAAAAATGCTGCGGAAAGAATGATAATGTGGTTTATTTGAATCAAACAAAGCCGTAA
- a CDS encoding helix-turn-helix domain-containing protein encodes MQNQIISSAKILGKAIKAFRERKGLTQKELADLVGVKQSTVSNIETASGDLRLSTLFRLISALEADMTFNERKKKNNPDAW; translated from the coding sequence ATGCAAAATCAGATTATATCATCTGCAAAGATTCTTGGGAAGGCGATTAAAGCATTTCGTGAGAGAAAGGGGCTTACGCAAAAGGAATTGGCGGATCTTGTCGGTGTCAAACAGTCAACCGTATCCAACATTGAAACCGCAAGCGGAGATTTGCGATTAAGCACTTTGTTTCGTCTTATATCTGCACTTGAAGCTGATATGACTTTCAACGAGCGGAAAAAGAAAAATAATCCGGATGCTTGGTAA
- a CDS encoding type II toxin-antitoxin system HipA family toxin, translating to MGRRRKSSSLNLFMNGEAVGKLNRLSSGRLELLYDDEWMNSAFGRSISLSLPIVLKRHTGDVVENYFDNLLPDSMPIRNRIQARFGIAKGDSFDLLAVIGKDCIGALQMLPEGVETDDFHRIVAEPLTDSSIAEILKNYRSMPLGMNDEDDFRISIAGAQEKTAFLSYKGQWCRPSGSTPTSHIFKLPIGRIEHNNIDLSDSVENEWLCHLLLKEFGLPVANAEIKEFADMKALVVERFDRKWSEDGSWLFRLPQEDMCQAMGISPAIKYESSGGAGIESIMKLLLGSANSIEDRRIFMKAGFVFWLLGATDGHAKNFSIFLEQGGRFRLTPLYDVMSVYPLVAKKELSLQNVKMAMSVSGKSKHYRWAEIQQRHWLATAKLCSFPEKEIKTIMDEVIGSVDKAVSNVEALLPPFFPDSVSEPIFSMLNGQVKTFLV from the coding sequence ATGGGACGCAGAAGAAAATCTTCAAGTCTCAATCTTTTTATGAACGGCGAAGCAGTCGGTAAGCTCAACCGTCTTTCATCAGGAAGGCTGGAACTGCTTTACGATGATGAGTGGATGAATTCTGCGTTTGGTCGTTCAATCTCTCTTTCCCTCCCTATAGTTTTGAAGCGTCATACGGGAGATGTTGTCGAAAACTATTTTGATAATCTTCTTCCGGACAGCATGCCTATACGCAACAGGATACAGGCGAGATTCGGTATTGCCAAAGGAGACAGCTTTGACCTGCTTGCAGTTATAGGCAAGGACTGCATAGGCGCTTTGCAGATGCTGCCGGAAGGTGTTGAAACAGATGATTTTCACCGGATAGTTGCAGAGCCTTTGACAGATAGTAGTATTGCTGAAATTCTAAAAAACTACAGATCCATGCCGCTCGGTATGAACGACGAAGATGATTTCAGAATTTCAATTGCCGGAGCGCAGGAAAAAACAGCTTTTTTATCATATAAAGGACAATGGTGCAGACCGTCAGGCTCCACTCCGACAAGCCATATTTTCAAGCTCCCTATAGGCAGAATAGAGCACAATAATATTGATTTATCGGACAGTGTTGAAAATGAATGGCTGTGCCATTTATTGCTCAAAGAATTCGGTTTGCCTGTTGCAAATGCTGAAATCAAAGAATTTGCAGATATGAAGGCTCTCGTTGTCGAACGCTTCGACAGAAAATGGTCTGAGGACGGTTCATGGTTGTTCCGTCTTCCTCAGGAGGATATGTGTCAGGCGATGGGCATATCCCCTGCAATAAAATACGAGAGTAGCGGTGGCGCAGGGATTGAAAGCATAATGAAGCTTTTACTCGGCTCTGCAAACAGTATTGAAGATCGCAGGATATTCATGAAGGCTGGGTTTGTATTCTGGCTACTGGGAGCAACAGACGGTCATGCCAAGAATTTCAGCATATTCCTTGAACAGGGCGGACGTTTCAGGCTTACGCCTCTTTATGATGTGATGTCGGTTTATCCGTTAGTAGCCAAGAAAGAGCTTTCATTGCAGAATGTCAAGATGGCTATGTCCGTGTCCGGGAAATCAAAACACTACAGATGGGCAGAAATACAGCAAAGGCACTGGCTGGCAACTGCCAAGCTGTGCAGCTTTCCTGAAAAAGAAATAAAAACGATAATGGATGAGGTTATCGGCTCAGTTGATAAGGCTGTCAGCAATGTTGAAGCTCTGTTGCCGCCTTTTTTCCCTGATTCGGTATCAGAGCCTATATTCAGTATGCTTAATGGACAAGTGAAGACATTTTTAGTGTAG
- a CDS encoding ATP-dependent nuclease: MYLQKITIKNYRCFQNFSMEFQKGLNVIIGANNSGKTGLLYAIRLLKDPSVYVDDFNKNDLLEFNNKYRNEAPQIEVTYTIRHLILESDTEDESIIRLLPFLGMDNLNETLTEENGVYQYDVTAVIKAVCSLDVKVLGDYKSAISDITDFNGFVTVLKSFISRYSWSYYNGTNDTVADRKDALGIFDIRFIGAERTSEAVSKETRREIDKFAKDQNNITALEQLKSDISIQMKDLLQPALEKLSQLFENENNDIGLTRGNVTISHDLRPSVSVGDAYVTEVRDTHADYNIPLDYNGLGYNNLISIYMLIKLMEIRKGRDFRILCLEEPEAHLHPAMQYKLFKYLRKLDETDKLNQQIFVTTHSSNISAVAGIDNMYMLAHERVNGQSNCKQQSLAVHFATKPDAKIHLTKFLDVTRSDMLFADKVILVEGIAEKLLLPLFMEKCGCPYEDEHISVVEIGGKHFGHFVELFNGNAVSKKVLCITDRDFRWRDDGAIQCYSEYENGTTSHIEDLKEGFPINNFQIYTQNLGGRTFEDELFFTNLDNTAVGKALFKLVASPSVSSFADTYGFDYAVWNNIEKHKEIDGRSRPLITKLLDEFNTVITSDNSKEDFYKRLFFAELFLYYAEAKKGDTALNILTDTAISNNLIVPKYIKDGLIWLLK; the protein is encoded by the coding sequence ATGTATCTTCAAAAAATTACTATCAAAAACTATCGGTGTTTTCAGAACTTCTCCATGGAATTTCAGAAAGGACTTAATGTTATTATTGGTGCAAATAACTCTGGTAAAACAGGATTACTCTACGCAATTAGACTCCTAAAAGATCCCTCAGTATATGTGGATGATTTTAATAAAAATGACCTATTAGAATTTAATAATAAATACCGTAATGAGGCTCCTCAAATAGAGGTTACATACACTATTCGCCATTTGATATTGGAGAGTGACACGGAAGATGAAAGCATTATCCGGCTATTGCCATTCCTGGGGATGGATAATCTGAACGAGACTTTAACTGAAGAGAATGGAGTATATCAGTATGATGTTACAGCTGTAATAAAAGCGGTTTGTTCGCTTGATGTTAAGGTTCTTGGCGATTATAAAAGTGCGATTTCTGACATTACAGATTTTAACGGATTTGTGACCGTGCTAAAATCATTTATCTCTCGTTATTCATGGTCATATTATAACGGAACAAACGATACGGTTGCAGACAGAAAAGACGCTTTGGGAATATTTGACATTCGCTTTATTGGTGCTGAAAGAACGAGCGAAGCTGTTAGTAAAGAAACACGCCGTGAGATAGATAAATTTGCAAAAGACCAGAACAACATTACAGCTTTAGAACAGTTAAAGTCAGACATATCAATTCAAATGAAAGATCTTTTGCAACCGGCTCTTGAGAAACTTTCACAACTTTTTGAAAATGAAAATAACGATATAGGTCTTACTCGCGGAAATGTTACGATATCCCATGATTTGCGCCCAAGCGTATCGGTTGGAGACGCTTATGTAACTGAGGTGCGAGATACTCATGCAGATTATAATATTCCATTGGATTACAATGGATTAGGATATAACAACTTAATCAGTATATACATGCTCATAAAATTGATGGAAATACGCAAAGGAAGAGATTTCCGGATTCTATGTCTAGAGGAGCCTGAGGCTCACCTGCACCCTGCGATGCAGTATAAACTTTTCAAATATCTGCGTAAACTGGACGAAACAGACAAGCTCAATCAACAAATTTTTGTAACCACGCATTCAAGCAATATTTCTGCAGTTGCCGGTATTGACAATATGTATATGCTAGCACATGAACGTGTGAATGGGCAATCAAACTGTAAACAGCAGAGCTTGGCGGTTCATTTTGCTACGAAGCCAGATGCAAAAATACATCTGACAAAGTTTCTCGATGTTACCCGATCTGACATGCTTTTTGCTGACAAAGTGATATTGGTTGAAGGCATAGCCGAAAAACTACTGCTGCCGTTATTTATGGAAAAATGCGGTTGTCCGTATGAAGATGAACATATTTCAGTCGTTGAGATTGGAGGCAAGCATTTTGGTCACTTTGTCGAGCTTTTTAACGGCAACGCAGTAAGCAAAAAAGTGCTTTGCATCACTGATAGAGATTTCCGATGGCGAGATGACGGTGCTATACAATGTTATTCAGAGTATGAAAATGGCACAACTTCGCACATTGAGGACTTAAAAGAAGGCTTTCCGATCAATAACTTTCAAATATATACCCAAAATCTCGGAGGACGAACGTTTGAAGATGAGCTTTTTTTCACAAACTTAGATAATACTGCTGTTGGGAAGGCATTGTTCAAACTCGTGGCGAGTCCAAGTGTTTCGAGTTTTGCTGATACATACGGTTTTGATTATGCTGTGTGGAATAATATCGAAAAACACAAAGAGATAGACGGACGTTCTCGACCTTTGATTACGAAACTGTTAGATGAATTTAACACTGTAATTACTTCTGATAATTCTAAAGAGGATTTTTATAAGCGTTTATTTTTCGCTGAACTATTTCTCTATTATGCCGAAGCCAAAAAAGGTGATACTGCACTGAATATTCTGACTGATACTGCAATCTCTAACAATCTTATTGTGCCGAAATATATTAAGGATGGACTAATATGGCTGTTGAAATAA
- a CDS encoding helix-turn-helix domain-containing protein, with protein sequence MAKKIIKAEMPEPQLLRSAEVLGEFIRAARTGSSLTVHDAAALCNVSVSTITNLENAKADVKFSTVLQVCRMLGVTLRIEA encoded by the coding sequence ATGGCTAAGAAAATCATAAAAGCAGAGATGCCGGAACCTCAGCTGCTCAGAAGTGCAGAGGTGTTGGGGGAGTTCATAAGAGCGGCGAGAACGGGCAGCAGTCTGACTGTCCATGATGCCGCCGCTTTGTGCAATGTTTCCGTAAGTACCATAACAAATCTTGAAAATGCCAAAGCCGATGTTAAATTCAGCACTGTTCTTCAGGTATGCAGGATGCTCGGCGTAACTCTGAGAATCGAAGCATGA
- a CDS encoding IS3 family transposase (programmed frameshift) — protein MSKAKRTRYSAEFKSKVALEALREELTLSELSAKYNVHPNQISKWKKEAIEGMASIFANKPCKSEERTESEIKDLHAKIGQLTVERDFLQRAFETVSISRRKLMIDNVKSSLSISSQCELLGISRSCYYYQESGESALNLELMRIIDKQFMATPDFGSRQMAKLIRRYGYNVSRKRVSRLMKKMGIAAVYQKPKTSVPHPEHKTYPYLLRDIDINRPNQVWCSDITYIPMRRGFLYLVAIMDWYSRKVLSWRLSNSLDSDFCVAALEEALEKYGTPEIFNTDQGSQFTSYEFTQTLKDAGIKVSMDGKGRWMDNVMIERIWRTLKYSFVYLHAFDNGHELKRGLADWINFYNTGRPHSSLGDRTPYEAYNGLEIQIWKKDDKMTESFHLISV, from the exons ATGTCAAAGGCCAAACGTACCCGTTACTCAGCGGAGTTTAAATCGAAAGTAGCTCTTGAAGCTCTTCGAGAAGAGCTGACTTTATCAGAATTATCAGCCAAGTATAATGTTCACCCGAACCAGATTTCCAAGTGGAAGAAAGAAGCCATAGAGGGTATGGCATCAATCTTTGCCAACAAGCCCTGCAAGTCTGAAGAGCGAACAGAGTCTGAGATAAAGGATCTTCACGCAAAAATAGGCCAGCTGACGGTGGAACGTGATTTTTTGCAGCGAGCCTTC GAAACGGTAAGCATATCCCGGAGGAAGCTTATGATCGATAACGTAAAAAGCAGCCTGTCCATCAGCAGTCAGTGCGAGCTTTTGGGCATCAGCCGCTCCTGCTATTACTATCAAGAGTCAGGCGAGTCGGCGTTGAATCTTGAACTCATGCGCATAATAGATAAGCAGTTTATGGCGACACCTGACTTTGGTTCCAGACAGATGGCAAAGCTTATCAGAAGGTATGGATACAATGTTAGCCGCAAGCGTGTCAGCAGGCTTATGAAGAAGATGGGCATAGCTGCTGTTTATCAGAAGCCCAAGACCAGTGTTCCACATCCGGAGCATAAGACATATCCGTATCTGCTTAGAGATATTGATATAAACCGCCCTAATCAAGTTTGGTGCTCGGATATTACCTACATACCAATGAGAAGAGGATTCCTCTATCTGGTGGCTATTATGGATTGGTACAGCAGAAAAGTTCTCAGTTGGAGACTTTCAAACAGCCTTGATTCTGATTTCTGCGTGGCTGCGCTTGAGGAAGCCCTTGAAAAGTACGGAACACCTGAAATCTTTAATACTGATCAGGGGAGTCAGTTTACCAGCTATGAATTTACGCAAACCCTTAAAGATGCAGGGATTAAGGTCTCTATGGACGGCAAGGGGCGTTGGATGGATAATGTCATGATTGAGCGTATCTGGCGGACATTGAAATATAGCTTTGTCTATCTCCATGCGTTTGATAACGGACACGAGCTGAAACGAGGACTGGCGGACTGGATAAATTTCTACAATACAGGAAGACCGCATTCTTCTCTGGGCGACAGAACGCCATATGAAGCTTATAACGGATTAGAGATTCAAATCTGGAAAAAAGATGATAAAATGACTGAGAGTTTCCACCTTATTTCAGTCTAA
- a CDS encoding nuclease-related domain-containing protein produces the protein MRTEEHIIAELKELCIQDGYLNAVAHFCLETGYIYYTEKIGSDEVSERYSRKNLIDTEIKTILGFAIKKGINTQKITPARVQSYIDKTEELLRELHDSMCLTIRDELFGSLPSEGIPVKTSDEFPNSFFREVIFYCGMSAHNFQFHEFAIEKYQNDNNWLEKTCGLSIQNCVSICKAISDRVLENINSTLSDKIKSSKALIDGNFLINLFKFNVSDIAKQSKLEKNTVQSFMKLFSVDDTKRNNSFNELHDFNMIQAKPIIQISSDEYLSFDSTSLYQAIYESPFYWMMKDKGYRDIAVENRGRFTEEFVFNKLSQIFGSKNVYKNIDIYSSPSNRLGEIDILVQYSDRIFIVQTKSKGLTLEAQKCNDNTLRTDFKKAVQDAYDQGLICAKALLRKRWSPKSVQYAKV, from the coding sequence ATGAGGACTGAGGAACATATAATAGCCGAATTAAAGGAGCTGTGCATTCAAGATGGTTATCTAAATGCTGTTGCGCATTTTTGTTTAGAAACCGGATATATTTACTATACAGAAAAAATTGGCTCTGATGAAGTCTCTGAACGTTATTCACGTAAGAATCTAATTGACACAGAAATTAAGACCATCTTAGGGTTTGCGATAAAAAAAGGAATCAATACTCAAAAAATTACACCTGCAAGAGTACAATCTTACATTGATAAAACAGAAGAACTTTTAAGAGAATTACATGATTCTATGTGCTTGACTATTCGAGATGAACTATTTGGTAGCTTACCAAGTGAAGGGATCCCTGTAAAAACATCAGATGAATTTCCAAATAGCTTTTTTCGTGAAGTCATATTTTACTGTGGCATGTCAGCACACAATTTCCAATTTCATGAGTTTGCTATTGAGAAATATCAGAATGATAATAATTGGCTTGAGAAAACTTGTGGGCTTTCTATTCAGAATTGTGTGAGTATTTGTAAAGCCATTTCTGATAGAGTTTTAGAAAATATCAATTCCACTCTCTCAGATAAAATTAAATCTTCAAAAGCTTTAATAGATGGGAACTTTCTGATAAACCTTTTTAAATTCAATGTTTCTGACATCGCTAAACAATCTAAGCTTGAGAAAAATACTGTTCAAAGTTTCATGAAACTATTTTCAGTAGATGATACAAAAAGAAATAATTCTTTTAATGAGTTACACGATTTTAATATGATTCAAGCAAAACCTATAATACAAATTAGTTCTGATGAATATCTAAGCTTCGATAGCACATCACTTTATCAGGCTATTTATGAATCACCTTTCTACTGGATGATGAAAGACAAAGGATACAGAGATATTGCTGTTGAAAATAGAGGTCGTTTTACAGAAGAGTTTGTATTTAATAAGCTATCTCAAATATTCGGAAGTAAAAATGTTTACAAAAATATAGATATATATTCTTCTCCAAGCAACAGATTAGGCGAAATAGACATATTAGTTCAATATTCTGACAGAATATTTATTGTACAGACGAAATCAAAGGGCTTAACTTTAGAGGCTCAGAAATGCAATGATAACACTTTACGAACTGATTTTAAAAAAGCTGTTCAAGATGCTTACGATCAAGGGTTGATTTGTGCTAAAGCGCTACTTAGAAAGAGGTGGTCCCCAAAATCTGTACAGTATGCTAAGGTGTAA
- a CDS encoding UvrD-helicase domain-containing protein: MAVEITSGDIFANEQLNKHAKIYAGPGAGKTHFLVENVKHIVTTYPLVAQSHQRKVLCVTYTNAAVDEIKRRLDRYADSVEVYTIHGFIIEHIINPFQQDLRQIMQDDFGIIVSEKGQITSQVEGLGILHGVDKDEIFQYILDITDETNKPEYSKKIMGDVCIDIGTYNSDPDGFASKNMNKKFHASSRIAEEHILPIKEYVWSIVRKLTHNEILYFGYRILEKNHTALYATRVRFPFIFVDEFQDTNPLQTKLIKMIGHKSTVLGIIGDLAQSIYSFQGAKPSQFAGFALESDRELIEYVVNGNRRSTVNIVNFCNYLRQSDANVSQISIKTYADDTVRQQTESKKIHFIIGSGDAEMRHIARIVADGGVVLTRTWAAAFEYINEVTQPQVQSLREIYNSYYTSPIDIRRDIEEHGYVTWVRAFRFIFSLWNGFRTGSFVDVLRAISYYRPIEPKLITPKLISQIKKLSSSIFEALSDFTIDKTTVNVIGDFNTKTADPQFSEIISILGSDFKIPVFDEADREDLKNNVSSLNWQTSYKLFTEVFSAGSKYMTVHQAKGLEWKSVVVSLKPNPRSNMDNITLERMFSNPQLLAEDSAQEFTRMYYVACSRAKEDLYIHLPSDFNQSIIESALNSFSIKSGHNIDYEFL; this comes from the coding sequence ATGGCTGTTGAAATAACTTCCGGCGATATTTTTGCTAATGAGCAACTCAATAAACACGCCAAGATTTATGCTGGCCCAGGTGCAGGTAAAACACATTTCTTGGTTGAAAATGTAAAACATATTGTAACAACTTACCCACTAGTGGCACAGAGCCATCAACGAAAGGTACTATGTGTAACTTATACTAATGCTGCGGTTGATGAAATAAAGCGTCGCTTAGATAGATATGCCGATTCTGTGGAAGTGTATACGATTCATGGTTTTATTATTGAACATATCATCAATCCATTTCAACAGGATTTAAGGCAAATAATGCAAGACGATTTTGGAATAATCGTAAGCGAAAAGGGTCAAATTACTTCACAAGTAGAAGGTTTGGGAATATTGCATGGCGTCGATAAAGATGAAATATTCCAATATATTCTTGATATCACTGATGAAACAAACAAACCAGAGTACAGCAAAAAAATTATGGGGGATGTCTGTATCGATATTGGTACTTACAACAGCGATCCCGATGGATTTGCCTCAAAAAATATGAATAAAAAATTTCATGCATCGTCCCGAATAGCTGAAGAACATATATTGCCGATAAAAGAGTATGTCTGGTCAATCGTTAGAAAATTGACACATAACGAGATACTATATTTTGGGTATCGGATCCTCGAAAAGAATCATACTGCACTCTATGCAACAAGAGTCAGGTTTCCTTTTATTTTTGTTGATGAATTTCAGGATACGAACCCTCTGCAGACAAAACTGATTAAAATGATCGGTCATAAATCTACCGTGCTTGGCATCATAGGTGATTTAGCACAATCTATCTATAGCTTTCAAGGAGCTAAACCGTCGCAATTTGCAGGATTTGCACTAGAGAGCGATAGAGAACTAATTGAATATGTTGTCAATGGAAATAGACGGTCTACTGTTAACATTGTTAACTTTTGTAATTATCTTCGGCAATCTGACGCAAATGTATCGCAAATAAGCATAAAGACATATGCCGATGACACCGTAAGACAACAAACGGAATCTAAAAAAATTCACTTCATTATTGGAAGTGGTGATGCAGAGATGCGTCATATCGCACGAATTGTTGCTGATGGTGGTGTAGTATTGACAAGAACATGGGCAGCGGCATTCGAATATATCAATGAGGTGACACAACCTCAAGTTCAAAGCCTTCGCGAAATTTACAATAGTTATTATACTTCACCGATTGATATTCGACGAGACATCGAAGAACATGGTTATGTAACTTGGGTTAGAGCATTCAGATTTATCTTTAGTCTATGGAATGGATTTCGTACCGGTTCGTTTGTTGATGTATTACGAGCTATTTCGTATTACAGACCTATCGAGCCAAAGTTGATTACCCCAAAGTTAATTTCTCAAATCAAGAAGCTCTCTTCCTCTATCTTTGAAGCTCTTTCAGACTTCACAATTGATAAAACCACGGTAAATGTTATTGGAGATTTCAACACTAAAACTGCAGATCCACAGTTTTCGGAGATTATCAGCATTTTGGGTTCTGATTTCAAAATTCCTGTATTTGACGAAGCCGACCGAGAAGATTTGAAAAATAACGTGAGCAGTCTAAATTGGCAAACATCTTATAAACTGTTTACAGAAGTTTTCTCTGCAGGTAGCAAATATATGACTGTACACCAAGCTAAGGGGCTTGAATGGAAAAGCGTAGTTGTTAGTTTAAAACCAAACCCGCGGAGCAACATGGATAATATCACGCTTGAAAGAATGTTCTCAAACCCGCAGTTGTTAGCTGAAGATTCCGCGCAAGAATTTACTCGTATGTATTATGTTGCTTGTAGCCGTGCAAAAGAAGATTTATACATACATTTGCCCAGCGATTTTAACCAATCCATCATTGAAAGCGCTTTGAATAGTTTCTCAATAAAAAGTGGACATAATATTGATTATGAATTCCTATAA
- a CDS encoding SEC-C metal-binding domain-containing protein — MLDSERNSIELKHKINEIFIICSTSSHYPALSVQATHFLKYETSSIVHPPYVLDIFFFDILCEFLDNPLYFTDFLKKRLSYIKSLRATHEHAILSYHLQYNLSFPEGQGRIILVDSIAQDLDIAMLARRTGAPAKETPEGILTRQKDTSFGKLISQIKYNSDPATIKFGEALLDLSEESVLELSGYIENMAKDTMRTGRQHDCTIVNDSFGLTIHCNNGSAKEALEFLKNHCEKRKYKQKLHDYYGACIDENLNIRFCITLEYSYVYSDSMNYRSMSLSNLNLINPDKQNTKGKEKTGRNNPCLCGSGKKYKKCCLLK, encoded by the coding sequence ATGCTCGACTCTGAAAGAAATAGTATCGAACTAAAGCACAAGATTAATGAGATATTCATTATTTGCTCAACTTCTTCTCACTATCCTGCACTCTCTGTACAAGCAACCCATTTCTTAAAATATGAAACAAGTAGCATTGTCCATCCTCCTTATGTTTTGGATATCTTCTTTTTCGATATATTATGCGAATTTTTGGATAATCCTTTGTATTTTACGGATTTTCTGAAAAAACGTTTAAGTTACATAAAATCCTTAAGAGCAACCCATGAACATGCTATTTTAAGTTACCATTTGCAGTACAATCTTTCTTTTCCAGAAGGACAAGGTCGAATTATATTAGTTGATAGTATTGCACAAGATTTAGATATTGCAATGTTAGCGAGGCGTACAGGTGCGCCTGCAAAAGAGACTCCAGAAGGTATCTTGACAAGACAAAAAGACACGTCTTTTGGTAAACTTATTTCCCAGATTAAGTATAATAGTGACCCAGCAACAATTAAGTTTGGAGAAGCTCTTCTAGATTTAAGTGAAGAATCTGTTTTAGAACTGAGTGGTTATATTGAAAATATGGCTAAAGACACAATGAGAACTGGGCGACAGCATGATTGCACAATCGTCAATGATTCATTTGGCTTAACAATTCACTGTAATAATGGAAGTGCTAAAGAAGCTCTAGAATTCTTAAAAAACCACTGTGAAAAAAGGAAATATAAACAAAAATTGCATGATTATTATGGGGCATGTATTGATGAAAATTTAAATATCAGATTTTGTATTACTTTAGAATATTCATATGTTTATTCGGATTCCATGAACTATAGATCTATGTCTTTATCAAACTTAAATTTAATAAATCCAGACAAGCAAAATACTAAAGGAAAAGAAAAGACTGGTAGAAATAATCCATGTCTCTGTGGTAGTGGTAAAAAATATAAAAAGTGTTGTTTACTTAAATAA